A genomic stretch from Lathyrus oleraceus cultivar Zhongwan6 chromosome 2, CAAS_Psat_ZW6_1.0, whole genome shotgun sequence includes:
- the LOC127123244 gene encoding uncharacterized protein LOC127123244, translated as MPYTSDKAVPYHYAATIIENGKEVEIKTLASVTNIPTNSRMTRSGCVFAPPVIPSRNVEKDPVVVVPVTREAEGQTSNSTLDKETDELLRIIKLNDYKVVDQLLQTPSKISILSLLLNSAVHREALLKVLDQAFVEQDITAEQFNNVVGSITSCNGLGFCDEELPEEGKNHNFALHISANCQGDSLSNILIDTGSSLNVMPKSTLVKLKYKEGQMRHSGIIVKAFDGSRKSVIGEVDLPIGIGPHVFQITFQVMDIVPAYSCLLGRPWIHEAGAITSTLHQKLKFFKNGQIVTVNGEQAMLISHLSSFSVIEADETAVQTPFQGLTIDDYKKSEGSIASFKDAQQIVKTGPTEMWGKVIELPENVNHAGLGFVDEKKVQTSVVRPFKDIFHSGGFINMVAVEEDTFEGKTEDEGPRFVTP; from the coding sequence ATGCCTTACACTTCAGATAAAGCGGTCCCCTACCACTATGCAGCAACTATTATTGAGAACGGTAAAGAGGTCGAGATTAAAACCTTAGCCTCAGTTACCAATATCCCAACAAATAGCCGAATGACGCGCAGTGGCTGCGTGTTCGCTCCGCCGGTTATCCCAAGTAGAAATGTTGAGAAAGATCCAGTAGTCGTGGTACCAGTGACAAGAGAAGCAGAAGGGCAAACAAGCAATTCAACCCTTGATAAAGAAACAGATGAACTACTTAGAATTATCAAGCTCAATGACTACAAAGTGGTAGATCAGTTGCTacagacaccgtcaaaaatctcgaTCCTGTCCTTATTATTGAATTCAGCTGTCCATAGAGAAGCACTACTGAAGGTGCTTGATCAAGCCTTTGTAGAACAGGATATAACAGCAGAGCAGTTCAACAATGTTGTAGGCAGCATCACTTCGTGCAATGGCTTAggcttttgtgatgaagaactgCCAGAAGAAGGAAAGAATCACAACTTCGCTCTCCATATCTCAGCCAATTGTCAAGGGGATTCTTTGTCTAATATCCTAATTGACACCGGTTCATCTCTGAATGTCATGCCCAAGTCTACCTTGGTGAAGCTAAAGTACAAAGAAGGGCAAATGCGGCACAGTGGAATTATTGTGAAAGCGTTCGATGGATCAAGAAAATCAGTCATTGGAGAAGTTGATTTGCCTATTGGTATTGGACCACATGTattccagatcactttccaggttatggatataGTGCCAGCTTATAGCTGTCTGCTCGGAcgcccatggattcatgaggcgggTGCCATTACATCCACGttacaccagaagttaaaattTTTCAAGAATGGGCAAATAGTGACGGTTAATGGGGAGCAGGCTATGCTGATTAGCCACCTTTCATCGTTTAGTGTGATAGAAGCAGACGAAACGGCTGTTCAAACTCCATTTCAGGGCCTGACCATCGATGATTACAAGAAAAGTGAAGGTTCAATCGCGTCATTCAAAGACGCCCAGCAGATTGTCAAGACAGGTCCTACAGAAATGTGGGGCAAGGTGATAGAGTTGCCAGAAAACGTTAACCATGCAGGATTAGGCTTTGTTGATGAAAAAAAAGTGCAGACTTCAGTGGTGCGACCTTTCAAAGATATCTTTCACAGCGGTGGGTTTATCAACATGGTAGCAGTTGAGGAGGATACTTTTGAGGGAAAGACAGAAGACGAAGGCCCCAGATTTGTGACACCATga